In the Aneurinibacillus soli genome, one interval contains:
- a CDS encoding YqeG family HAD IIIA-type phosphatase produces the protein MTSLLIPDLHVDSIYDIDLVQLKQRGVKGIITDLDNTLIEWDRPDATPELITWIKELKEHGFSVVIVSNNNETRVSKVAEPLGVPYIHQAKKPTKNAFHKATRGMGLSVQETVVIGDQLFTDVLGGNRMGLYTILVVPVAQTDSLITRFNRRLERVALNWMRKRGKIPWED, from the coding sequence ATTACCTCGTTACTGATTCCGGATCTGCACGTCGATTCGATTTATGACATTGATCTGGTGCAGCTAAAGCAGCGCGGCGTGAAAGGGATTATCACCGATCTGGACAATACGCTGATTGAATGGGATCGCCCTGATGCAACCCCGGAGCTTATCACATGGATCAAAGAGCTAAAGGAGCACGGGTTCTCGGTTGTGATTGTGTCCAACAACAATGAGACACGCGTATCTAAAGTCGCTGAGCCGCTCGGTGTTCCGTATATTCATCAGGCGAAAAAACCGACAAAGAACGCATTTCACAAGGCAACGCGTGGTATGGGGCTGTCCGTGCAGGAAACAGTCGTAATTGGGGATCAGTTGTTTACCGATGTGCTTGGCGGCAATCGCATGGGTCTATATACGATTCTTGTTGTGCCGGTCGCGCAGACAGACAGCCTGATTACCCGTTTTAACCGCAGGCTGGAACGGGTTGCATTGAACTGGATGAGAAAACGCGGAAAAATTCCGTGGGAGGACTAG
- the yqeH gene encoding ribosome biogenesis GTPase YqeH produces the protein MEHEIYCAGCGVEIQAEDPKHVGYAPPQALEKETIICQRCFRIRHYNEASTVTLGDDDFVRILNSIGDTKSLVVQVVDIFDFNGSWLRGLHRFVGNNPILLVGNKVDLLPKNVNRNRLVNWMRKSAADLGLKPVDVILVSAHKGEGVDRLVAAMNEHRRGRDIHVVGVTNVGKSSLINRLLKQFGESELDITTSQFPGTTLDVIEIPLDERSSLYDTPGIVNRDQILHLVAPSELKLLLPDKQLKPKTYQLNDKQTLFIGGLARIDFVKGEHQPFVFYISNQLNIHRTKLEKADELYEKHLGTLLSPPGKEMAENMPKLDRFTFKVPAGNQDIVISGLGWIALHGSGANVEVRVPKGVAVSIRPSLI, from the coding sequence ATGGAACATGAAATTTACTGTGCGGGATGCGGGGTCGAGATTCAGGCGGAAGACCCGAAGCACGTTGGCTATGCGCCGCCGCAGGCACTGGAGAAAGAAACAATCATCTGCCAGCGCTGTTTCCGTATCAGACACTATAATGAAGCGTCCACCGTTACACTCGGTGACGATGACTTCGTACGCATTCTGAACAGCATTGGCGATACGAAGTCACTTGTGGTGCAGGTAGTTGATATTTTTGATTTTAATGGCAGTTGGTTGCGTGGCCTGCACCGTTTCGTTGGCAACAACCCGATTCTGCTCGTCGGCAATAAAGTCGATCTGCTTCCGAAGAACGTCAACCGCAACCGTCTGGTGAACTGGATGCGCAAGTCAGCGGCTGACCTCGGTCTGAAGCCGGTTGACGTTATTCTCGTAAGTGCACATAAGGGAGAAGGGGTTGATCGGCTGGTAGCGGCGATGAATGAACACCGCCGTGGACGCGATATTCACGTTGTCGGTGTGACGAATGTCGGTAAATCCTCGCTCATCAATCGATTGCTCAAGCAGTTCGGGGAGTCCGAGCTTGATATTACAACATCGCAGTTTCCTGGAACGACGCTCGATGTGATTGAAATTCCGCTCGATGAACGTTCATCGCTATATGATACACCAGGGATCGTCAACCGTGATCAGATTTTGCATCTGGTGGCACCGTCCGAACTGAAGCTCCTTTTGCCGGACAAGCAGCTGAAGCCGAAGACATATCAGCTCAATGATAAGCAGACGCTGTTTATTGGAGGTCTCGCACGCATTGACTTCGTGAAGGGAGAGCATCAACCATTTGTTTTCTACATCTCGAACCAGCTAAACATTCACCGTACGAAATTGGAGAAGGCGGATGAGTTGTATGAGAAGCATCTGGGTACGCTGCTTTCACCACCGGGAAAAGAAATGGCAGAAAATATGCCGAAACTCGACCGCTTCACGTTCAAAGTGCCAGCGGGCAATCAAGATATTGTCATCTCCGGTCTCGGCTGGATCGCGTTGCACGGAAGCGGTGCGAACGTGGAAGTGCGTGTGCCAAAAGGTGTAGCCGTCAGCATCCGCCCATCGCTTATATAA
- a CDS encoding shikimate dehydrogenase, whose translation MNSQTVLTGLLGHPVSHSLSPLMHNRAFDVLGLNIRYAAFDVEPARIGEAVASIRALGLRGVNVTIPHKVSVMAHLDEIDEEARFIGAVNTIVNENGRLIGYNTDGRGYVRSLVEETGVVLTRQSALMLGAGGAARGVAFALLASGLPKLTVANRTREKADELVRDLGQIYPQAELRAICTEEVGACTANATLLVQTTSIGMHPHTDVSPLDAKHLHEGLLVSDLIYNPLDTKLLRDAAYAGARTHRGVGMFIYQGALSFEYWTKQQAPVVEMRAVVMDALTHRN comes from the coding sequence ATGAACAGCCAAACTGTCCTAACCGGACTTCTCGGCCATCCGGTCAGCCATTCACTGTCACCGTTGATGCATAACCGGGCATTTGATGTACTTGGCTTGAATATACGGTATGCGGCGTTTGATGTGGAGCCAGCACGCATAGGGGAAGCTGTTGCTAGTATTCGGGCACTTGGATTGCGTGGTGTGAATGTTACAATTCCACATAAAGTAAGCGTGATGGCACATCTGGATGAGATTGATGAAGAAGCGCGTTTTATTGGGGCGGTTAACACCATTGTAAACGAGAATGGGCGCCTTATTGGATATAATACAGATGGAAGAGGGTATGTGCGCTCTCTGGTGGAAGAAACGGGAGTTGTGCTGACTCGGCAGTCTGCCCTGATGCTTGGAGCAGGAGGGGCTGCACGCGGTGTCGCATTTGCGTTGCTTGCATCTGGCTTGCCGAAGCTTACCGTTGCGAACCGGACGCGGGAAAAAGCAGACGAGCTAGTACGCGATCTCGGACAGATTTATCCACAAGCAGAACTTAGGGCCATTTGTACGGAAGAAGTCGGTGCTTGTACAGCAAATGCGACACTGCTCGTACAGACAACATCAATTGGTATGCATCCACATACGGACGTAAGCCCACTAGATGCGAAACACCTGCATGAAGGATTGCTGGTTAGTGATCTTATTTACAATCCGCTCGATACAAAACTGTTGCGTGATGCGGCTTACGCAGGTGCTCGCACGCATCGGGGTGTTGGGATGTTTATTTATCAGGGTGCGCTGAGCTTCGAGTACTGGACGAAGCAGCAAGCACCTGTTGTGGAGATGCGCGCGGTTGTCATGGACGCGCTTACGCATCGCAATTAA
- the yhbY gene encoding ribosome assembly RNA-binding protein YhbY, producing the protein MLTGKQKRHLRALAHHLNPIFQVGKGGVNDNLIKQVDETLELRELIKVSILNNCGEDKNEVAKAIAEGSGAEVVQIIGSTIVLYKESQEHKTIELPK; encoded by the coding sequence GTGTTAACAGGCAAACAAAAACGACATTTACGCGCACTGGCGCACCATCTTAACCCAATCTTTCAAGTGGGGAAGGGTGGCGTAAACGATAATTTGATTAAGCAAGTTGATGAAACGCTGGAATTACGGGAGTTGATCAAAGTATCGATACTGAACAACTGCGGAGAAGATAAGAATGAAGTAGCGAAAGCGATTGCGGAAGGCAGTGGCGCGGAAGTTGTTCAGATCATTGGCAGTACGATTGTGCTGTACAAAGAGTCGCAGGAACACAAAACGATTGAGCTTCCGAAATAA
- a CDS encoding nicotinate-nucleotide adenylyltransferase has protein sequence MSFRNKKRRIGVYGGTFDPVHTVHLIVAERARDVLALDEIWLMPARIPPHKQNKVITADRHRVEMLRRAVAGNSCFQITTIELDTQGSAPSYTYDTMSRLTAAYKDVDFFFIIGGDMVEYLPKWHRVDELLRMVQFVALARPGYSMNTPYREWLIEVDMPQLDVASSQVRDLIRDGHSIRYLVPEAVRLYIEENELYES, from the coding sequence TTGAGCTTCCGAAATAAAAAACGGCGCATTGGTGTGTACGGCGGGACATTCGACCCCGTACATACCGTGCATCTAATTGTCGCAGAACGAGCACGTGATGTGCTTGCTCTCGATGAAATCTGGCTCATGCCAGCCCGCATTCCGCCGCACAAGCAGAATAAAGTCATTACAGCCGACCGCCATCGGGTTGAGATGCTCAGGCGGGCTGTGGCAGGGAACTCATGTTTTCAGATTACTACGATTGAACTTGATACACAGGGCAGTGCGCCATCGTATACGTATGACACGATGAGCAGGCTGACGGCAGCCTATAAGGACGTGGATTTTTTCTTTATTATTGGTGGCGACATGGTGGAATACTTACCGAAGTGGCATCGTGTGGACGAACTGCTTCGCATGGTGCAATTCGTGGCGTTAGCCCGTCCGGGTTACTCGATGAATACGCCGTATCGGGAGTGGTTGATCGAAGTAGACATGCCACAGCTCGATGTAGCTTCAAGTCAGGTGCGCGATCTAATCCGGGACGGACATTCCATCCGTTATCTTGTGCCGGAAGCGGTTAGACTATATATAGAGGAGAACGAGCTGTATGAATCGTGA
- the yqeK gene encoding bis(5'-nucleosyl)-tetraphosphatase (symmetrical) YqeK, with protein MNREQLLAAVKEQVTKHRYEHILGVVETAKKLSKRYGADKKKAELAAILHDYCKFWPEEKMKRIIEETPHIPSDLLEYDKELWHAHVGAEVARRELGIEDEDVLDAIRYHTSGRENMTLLERVVCLADYIEPTRQFPGVDELRKLAKEDLDRALAQALGGTITFLVKREKRIYPLTVLARNSLVKPKKKQAQEEV; from the coding sequence ATGAATCGTGAGCAATTGTTGGCAGCTGTCAAAGAACAGGTCACGAAGCATCGCTATGAGCATATCCTTGGTGTCGTAGAAACAGCGAAAAAGCTTTCAAAACGCTATGGTGCAGATAAGAAAAAAGCGGAACTCGCAGCGATACTTCACGACTATTGTAAGTTCTGGCCGGAAGAAAAAATGAAGCGGATTATCGAGGAAACCCCTCACATTCCGTCTGATCTGCTCGAATACGATAAAGAGCTGTGGCACGCTCATGTCGGTGCGGAAGTGGCTAGACGTGAGCTTGGCATTGAGGATGAAGATGTACTTGATGCGATTCGCTATCATACATCAGGCAGGGAAAATATGACGCTACTGGAGCGGGTAGTATGTCTTGCAGATTATATTGAGCCGACTCGTCAGTTCCCTGGCGTGGATGAATTACGGAAGCTGGCCAAAGAAGATCTGGATCGGGCACTGGCCCAAGCGCTCGGCGGCACCATCACATTTCTCGTGAAGCGGGAAAAGAGGATTTACCCACTGACGGTGCTCGCGCGCAACTCGCTCGTGAAACCAAAAAAGAAGCAAGCACAGGAGGAAGTATAA
- the rsfS gene encoding ribosome silencing factor gives MTELDIAKIAARAADDKKAHKVMLLDIQGLSVIADYFVICHGNSEPQVQAIVDNIKDSVEEAGATLKGREGYDDARWVLMDLGDVVVHVFHRDEREFYNIERLWKDARVVEFTE, from the coding sequence ATGACAGAACTCGATATTGCCAAAATTGCCGCGCGTGCGGCAGACGATAAAAAAGCACACAAGGTAATGCTCCTTGATATTCAGGGATTGTCGGTCATCGCTGATTATTTTGTAATCTGCCACGGGAATTCCGAGCCGCAGGTACAGGCGATTGTAGATAATATTAAAGACAGTGTGGAAGAAGCTGGGGCTACTCTGAAAGGCCGGGAAGGTTATGATGATGCACGCTGGGTGCTGATGGATTTAGGCGACGTTGTTGTCCATGTATTCCACCGCGATGAGCGTGAATTCTACAATATTGAGCGCCTGTGGAAAGATGCCCGTGTTGTCGAATTCACAGAATAA
- a CDS encoding class I SAM-dependent DNA methyltransferase, translated as MLSNSQNNTSYRRLADVYDHLMGDAPYDRWMQVAVEVWRHAGTGPSRVAELGCGTGSLTRYLLEYGFEVWGVDLSADMLHVAREKVERSHPDASVHWLCQDIRELALSAHIDSVLCFCDTLNYISDAEGVQRVFARVYEALVPGGTFLFDVHTPYKIAEVFGNESFSHQDGEVAYIWESTYDPDTEAVEHDLTLFVQEQDGLYRRFHELHHQQTYHLADLTDWLAAAGFELLSITADFTGQPVEEDSERAFFAVRKPVRED; from the coding sequence GTGTTGTCGAATTCACAGAATAATACAAGCTATCGTCGCCTAGCAGATGTGTACGACCATCTAATGGGAGATGCACCGTATGATCGGTGGATGCAGGTGGCGGTCGAAGTATGGCGGCATGCCGGAACCGGTCCATCTCGTGTAGCGGAGCTTGGCTGCGGCACGGGATCACTCACCCGGTATTTGCTGGAGTATGGCTTTGAAGTATGGGGTGTCGATCTGTCAGCGGATATGCTGCATGTCGCCAGAGAGAAAGTCGAACGCAGCCACCCGGATGCTTCGGTTCACTGGCTGTGTCAGGACATTCGTGAATTGGCGCTCAGTGCGCACATAGACAGTGTGCTGTGTTTTTGTGATACACTGAACTATATTTCAGATGCGGAAGGTGTACAGCGTGTGTTCGCTCGTGTATATGAGGCGCTTGTACCGGGCGGCACGTTCCTGTTTGATGTGCATACGCCATACAAAATTGCCGAAGTGTTCGGTAACGAGTCGTTTAGCCATCAGGACGGCGAGGTGGCTTATATATGGGAGAGTACGTATGATCCGGATACGGAAGCTGTTGAGCACGATCTGACGTTGTTTGTGCAGGAGCAGGATGGATTGTATCGTAGATTCCATGAACTGCACCATCAGCAGACGTATCATCTTGCTGACCTGACGGACTGGCTTGCCGCAGCAGGGTTTGAATTATTGTCGATCACTGCTGATTTTACCGGACAGCCAGTGGAAGAAGACAGCGAACGGGCATTTTTTGCAGTGCGGAAGCCTGTCAGGGAAGATTAG